The genomic segment AGTCAAGTGCCTGCAGATATTCTTCTTTGATCAGTCTCTCAATCATGTAATCAGACGGGATCAGTACATCATAAGTCTCACCGCTTGAAAGCTTGGTGTACATCATCTCATTTGACTCAAAAGTCTCGTATACGATGGTACAATCATATTCTTTTTCGAAATCCTCCAGCAGGGAAAGATCCATGTACTCTCCTGCATTGTAAACTTTCAGCACATGAGTGGACTGCGCCACGAATCCCCATTTGATCAGCCCTGCCGTAACGGCAACAACCAGAACTGCAGAGACAATTTTTACTGCTTTCCTGTTCAGCTTTCTGGCTTTATTCTTAAACTTCGGAAGCAGATTGGACAAAAGCAGTACCACGATGATGACTACGATCACGATGGTTGACAAAGCATTAATCGTCGGATTGATACGCTTTGTCATATTATATACAACAATAGAGATATTCTTTACACCATTTCCTGATACGAAATAGGAAATAACGAAATCATCAAATGACATGGTAAATGCAAGCAGCGCGCCTGCGAAAATACCCTCTTTGATCATCGGCACGATAACCTTTGTCAGAGCCTGAAAAGGTGTTGCCCCAAGGTCCATGGCAGCATTTGCCATATTTGGATCCAGAGCCCTTACCTTCGGATAAACGCTGGTAATTACATACGGGGTACAGAATGCAATATGTGCCAGCAGCATAGTCAGATACCCTTTTCGAAATCCCAGAGAAGAGAACAAGAGCATCAGGCTGATGGCAGTTACGATCTCAGGATTCAGGATAGGGATATTATTAATATTCAAAAGCAGTTCCTTGATTACCTTCTTTGATTTGGATAAACCGATCGCTGTAATGGTTCCAAGTATTGTAGAAACAATGGTCGCAATGATCGCAATGGTAACAGATACATAAACTGCCTTAATTACTTCCCCGTTACCGAGAAGTTCCTGATACCAGCGCAGGGAAAAGCCTGTAAATCTGGTCAGTGACTTGGATGAGTTAAAGGAAAAGATCATCGTCACCAGGATCGGCAGGTAAAAGAAAGCAAGGCAGAGTACTACATATAACATTGAGAAAAATTTATTATTACGTTTCATGCCGTCCTCCCTTATTCATCTTTATCCATCTTCTTCATCAGGCTCATAAAGATCAGAATGAGCACAGCCAGAATCAGAGAAATCGCACTTCCGAAGTTCCAGTCACCAACTGAGATAAACTGAGACTCGATCAGGTTACCGATCAGCATGTACTGTCCGCCTCCGAGAAGTTTCGGAATAACGAATGTGGAAATAGACAGCAGGAATACCATCATGATTCCATTGAGCACGCCGGGGATGGACAATTTCCAGATAACCTTTGTGAAGGTCTGGAATTTATTTGCCCCCAGGTCATAGGCAGCCTCGATAAAGGATTTATCCATTTTGCTCAGGGATGTATGGATCGGGATGATCATAAACGGCATAAAGTTACAGACCAGACCAACCACTACGGAAAAGTCTGTATACATCATTGTCACCGGGGAAATCCCCAGTAATCCAAGCAAATGGTTGATGATACCATTGTCCGACAGCAGGTTCATCCATGCATAAGTACGCAGAAGCATATTGATCCATTCCGGAATAGTTACCAGCAGGATCAGAAGACTCTGGGATTTCTCCGGACATTTGGAAATAATATATGCCAGCGGATAGCCAAGTCCCAGACAGATGACCGTCGTCAGGATTCCAAGCTTAAAGGACTTGAAAATAACGCTCATATACGTTGCTTCCAGGAATTTGCGGAAATTCTCCAGGGTAAAGGAGAACGTCAGCACCTCATTTCCATCTTCTGTAAATGCATATAATGCGATCAGTATCAGCGGGATGACAATGACCACAAATGCCCACACAAGATATGGTTTGATAAGATTTCTGTACTGTTTCATCAGTAGCTTCCCATCTTACACATAACATGGATGTCTTCAGGCCCAAATTTCAGTCCCACTTCCCTTCCGACTTCCGCATAATCTGTGGTATGAACCATATAAGTACGAAGTTTTGTTTCAATAAGGATCTCATAATGTACACCCTTGAACGTAATATTCCGCACGATTCCCCTGATCTTCGCCTGACCGGGATCTACGATATCCAGATCCTCAGGTCTTAATACAACTTCAATCTCTTCATTATCTTCAAATCCCTTATCCACACATTCAAACTCAAATCCGTCAAAAGCAACCAGATAATCACGGATCATGGTTCCCTCGATAATATTGGATTCACCGATAAAGCCTGCAACAAAACGGTTTTCCGGCTCATTGTAGATATCTGTAGGCGAACCGATCTGCTGAATCTCACCGTTATTCATAACAACAACCGTATCTGACATGGACAGGGCTTCTTCCTGGTCATGGGTAACATAAATGAAAGTGATACCAACTTCCTGCTGGATCTTCTTTAATTCTACCTGCATCTGTTTACGGATCTTTGCATCCAGTGCACCCAGGGGCTCGTCTAAAAGCAGAACCTTCGGCTCATTTACCAGAGCTCTGGCAATGGCCACTCGCTGCTGCTGTCCACCGGAGAGCAGAGTTACATCTCTTTTCCCAAAGCCTTCCAGACCAACCATCTTCAGCATACGCTCCACCTTCTGGGCGATGACAGTTTTATCGACCTTCTTCAGGTTCAGCCCGAAACCGATGTTCTCCGCCACATTTAAATGAGGAAAAAGAGCATACTTCTGAAACACAGTATTAACCTCTCTCTTGTACGGGGGAAGCTTGGAAATCTCAATCCCGTTAAACAGTACTTCTCCGTCACTTGGTTCTTCAAAGCCTGCAATGATTCGAAGAGTGGTTGTCTTTCCACATCCGCTGGGTCCCAAAAGCGTCAGGAATTCCTTTTCGTAAATATCCAGATTGATGCCGCGCAAAACCTGCTGATCATCAAAATTCTTGGTCAGATTTTTTAACTCAATCAGTTTGTTCATCATCTTTTCCTTCCTCTGAATGTATTCTATTTTTGTTGCTATAGCATTTATTTTTTCTTCTTTGTTATCAGTGAATAAACAATAAAAATAACCAGTGTAGCTGCCAGCAGAATGGTACACAACGCATTGATCTCCGGCGTCACTCCTGTTTTCAGCTGTGTGTACACCTTGATCGGCAGCGTAGACAAACGCGGTCCGTTCACAAAAATACTTATTACCACATCATCCATAGACATGGCAAACGCAAGCAGCGAACCTGAAATTACCGCCGGCATAATTAAGGGCAGCGTAATATCCCGGAAAGCCCGGAAAGGTCCTGCCCCCAGATCTCTGGCTGCCTCTTCCAGCGCCGGATCCATGCCTGCCAGTCTTGCCTTCACTTCCATCAGAATATAAGGCACACAGAATACCGTATGACCTATTAACAGTGTCAGCATGCCAAAGGGCAGGTTCAGCATATAAAAGAACGCCATCAGCACCATACCAAGGATGATCTCCGGTATCATTAACGGCAATATGGAAATGTATTCCAGCGCCCCTTTTGACTTCCAGTGAATCCTTGATAACCCAACTGCACCCAGAGTACCGATCACTGCACTAACCAGACAGCTTAATACCCCAAGGATCAGACTGTTCACCAGTGCTTCCAGCATTGCTCTGTCATGGAAAAGTTCCTGATACCATTTCAGGGAAAAGCCTGTAAATTTCACTGGCAGTTTGGATTCATTAAATGAGAAAACGATCACTACTGCAATAGGGAGATACATCAGGAAGAAAATCAGCCCCATATAAAATCCGGCAAATCTTGAATTCTTTTTCATCCGATTCCCTCCAGTTCTCTGGCATTTGTCACTTTCCTGTAAATCATGATCAGTACAGTTGTAAGTACCATCATCACCACAGCAAGTGCTGCTGCAAAGGGCCAGTTACTTCCTCTTGTCATCTGATCCTGGATCAGACTTCCCACAAGTACCACTTTATTTCCGCCCAGAATATCTGCAATAAAAAACAGTCCCATGGATGGCACAAAAGTCAGGATCACACCTGAAAGCAGCCCAGGCAGTGTAAGCTTCAGTGTTATAGTAAAAAATGCCTGCAGTCTGGATGCCCCAAGATCTCTGGCAGCCTCCACATAAGACCAGTCCAGCTTCTCTGCGCTGGAGTATACAGACATGATCATAAACGGGAGAAGCACATAAATCATACCGATCACAATTGCCGGATAGCTGTACAGGATGGACAGCGGTTTCTCAATGATCCCGAGTTTTATCAATACAAAATTCAAAAGTCCTTTTTTCTGCAGAATAATGATCCAACCATACAGACGAATCAGGGAATTTACCCAGAACGGCGTGGACAACAGAAGCTGTGCCTTTTTCTTTCTGTGCTCCGGCAGCCTCGCCATGAAATACCCGAACGGATAGCCGATCAAAGCGATCACTATCGTACTGGTAAATGCCAGGTTCAGTGATTCCACAAATGTATTCAGGTATACAGGTTCCAGAATATTTCTGTAATTGTCCAGCGTAAATTTCCAGGTCACCCCAAATCCTCTGGACGGCGTAGCAAAACTCAGCGCCACCATATAGATAAGGGGGCATACCACAAACACAATGGTAAAAATGTACAGTGGAAGTGCCATCCATGCAGAACTGTCAGAACGGTTTCTACGCTTCTTCATGAATGTCCTCCCTGTCTACCAGTACTACATCTGTCGGCAGAAAACTGCATCTTACTGTCTGGCCTTCTGCGACGGATGCGTCGATTCCGTATCTGCTGGCGATCAACTGTGTACCATCACTCAGCTTCAGAGTTACACGAAGCTGACCTCCTGCAAAGTTCTTCTCTGTAACAGTTGCCTGTAAACCTGATACACTATTCTTATTATGTGCATCCAAACCACCGCCTGACACACTTATATCAACAGTGTCTCTGTGATCTGTACCGGTATCACCGATTACAGCAGTTTCCTGCAACAATATATTTTCGCTTCTCACAGCCAGAGTTACTTTCTCTCCTGCTGCCAGGTATTGTTTTGCCCTTGTATCCCCTGTATCCTGCTGACTTGTTTCAAGCTTTACAATTACCCTGTCATTTCCAATCTTTACGATTGCATTCTCTCCCTGAATACTCTCTGCAACCCCATGCAGGATATTTGCATTTCCTACAAATGTTGCCACATAACTGGTCTTTGGATGATTATAGATCTCATCCGGTGTTCCGATCTGCTCTATACGTCCGTCCTTCATCACCGCGATCCTGTCAGACATATTGATAGCTTCTTCCTGATCATGAGTGATATAGATAAATGTAATTCCCAGTTTCTTCTGCAGATGCTTCAGTTCTATCTGCATCGCACGGCGAAGCTGCAGATCCAGTGCTCCCAGCGGCTCATCCAGAAGCAGTACCTTGGGATTATTCACCAGTGCTCTCGCAATGGCAACTCTCTGTTTCTGACCGCCCGAGAGTTCGGAAGGCTTTCTTTTTTCATATCCTTCAAGCTGCACCAGTTCCAGCATCTGAGAAACTTTTTTCCTGATCTCACTCTTAGGAACTTTTTTCAGTTTCAGACCATAGCCAATATTCTCCGCAACATTCATATGCGGAAAGAGGGCATAATTCTGAAATACCGTATTCACATCCCTCTGGTTCGGCTCCAGACCTGTCACCTCCCTGCCATCCAGCCAGACACTTCCTGCATCGGGCTGTTCCAGACCGGCAATGATTCGCAATGTTGTCGTCTTGCCGCATCCCGAAGATCCCAGCAAAGTAATAAACTCCCCTTTACTGATCTCAAGACTGATATTATCCAGAACTGCTTCGCCTTCTGTAAAACTTTTCTTTATCTCCTTCAGTTCAAGTGAAATCTCTGCCAATTATACTCAGCTCCTTTCATGTAAAAAAGATACCTCTTTATACTAAAAAAGATACGAAACCACGCGTAAAAGCTCTCGCCCCTACATCGGTTTATGCCAATGCTGACGCCTGTTACAGTGCCAGTCTCTGCATGGTTTCGCATCTGTATATGTCCATTTTTCCAATTATAGATATATCCGGTCCGTCCTGTTCCATCCAGTCTGCGTGCACTCCTGACCATGATGTCCACATAAGAAAACCGGAAATCAACCATTCTTCTTGATAGATTCCCGGTCATTATTTATTTGGTATAATCCAAAAGTTATATTAAAGGATAGGCCCGAGATTGTCAAGTAAATTTGTTACTGTTCACTCCGTTCACAGTAACTTAGCCAAAATTCATTCCAGATTGCCTGCGGCAATGGAATTTTGGCTTGTATGTCTCGGGATTTTTGCATATTCATGCCAAAACACCTCGCGGGATAGTGGCGTGTGGACAGTAACGTAAATTTCTCTTTACAATCATTTCAATTCCTACCGGTAATTTTAAGGTACTCACCATACGCACCTCCATAAAAACATAAAAAATCCACTATACTCTGCTTTTCAGTATAGCGGATTTTCTATAAAATTACAATTGCCCAATATCTTTCAAGCTGAAAATGAGACTCGAACTCACGACCCCTTCATTACGAGTGAAGTGCTCTACCGACTGAGCTATTTCAGCTTATGCTGTAATCTGGCAGAAATTGATAATTCTGACAGCCACAGCATTTAGTTTATAATATTATTTCTTCTCTGTCAAGTCCTTTTTGACCGGTATTTTCTCCTCCGTTTTATTCACTATTTGGGGTGCTTCTTTTGTCACCTTTTTCGTCACCGGTTTCACTGCAGTTTTTACAGTTGCTTTTGTTTTCCCGGCAGCCTTGCGTACAGTTCTTGTCTTGGTGATGGATTTCTTGATCTGGCTGTGCTCGGCAGCAGGCTTTTTCTCAGTTTCTTCCGGAGTGCAGGTAAAGACTGCCACGCCAAGTGCCGGAAGCTTCAATGTGATGGAATACTCTCTCTCATCACACTCAGCCTTCTTCGCTGCTTTAACTCTCGTATTTACTACACCATTACCACCGTACTTTTTATCATCACTGTTAAAGATTTCTTTATATTTGCCAGCAAAAGGAACTCCCACATTGTAGTTTTCATATGGGATTGCCGCGAAATTGCAGACAGCCAGAACAGTTTCTTCCGGTTTCTCTGTCTTTCTCATGAATGCGAGCACATTCTCCTCATACTTCATCAGCTGAACCCATTCAAATCCATCATATTCATCATCCAGCTGATAAAGTGCAGGATGAGCAAGATACATATTATTGAGGTCTTTGACAAATACTTCCAGTTCCTTTGGCATATCTTTATCCGGTGCCATCATCTTGCATCCCGGATGAAGCATCATATAAACATAAGCCTCTCTGATCTGCGCATTCTTCTGTTCTTCACTTCCCGGCAGCTTATCCGCGAAATCCTTCAATGTACCAACATCCCTGCTGCCAAGCGTCAGAATATAATGTTCGCAGTATGCATAGAGCATGGACATAGTCAGCTGATCATGGTAATTCTTTCTCTCAATAGGATCCTTGCTCAGATATTCAAGCAGATCTTTTGTCCATCCGCCACTCCACTTATAGTCAAATCCCAGATGATCATTCTCCACACTGTCTGTCAGCTCCGGCCAGAGTCCGTTCTCCTGAGCAACTAAAAGCAATCCGGGATTTCTCTCCTTTATCACAGAATTCAGATGCTTCAGAAATTCCAGAGCATCCAGATTTTCATTGGTTCCGTAAATATTAGGTGTCCACTCTCCCGGATTTCTGCCATAATCCAGATACAGCATGGCATCCACATCGTCCATACGCAGACCGTCAGCATGGTAGACCTCAGCCCAGAAGCAGGCATTGGAAATCAGGAAGTCCTTCACCATCGGGCTTCCGTAATTATAGAGCAATGTTCCCCAGAACGGATGAATGGCCTCTGCCGGATTCTGTCTCTCATAAAGAGGTGTTCCGTCAAATTTCTCCAGACCGGAGGCATAACGCGGGAACTGTGCAGGTGTCCAGTCCAGGATCACACCGATTCCTGCCTGATGCAGTTCATCTACCAGCTTCTGAAAATCCGCCACGCTTCCAAATCTGGAAGTAGGTGCATAATATGCATATGTAGAATAACCACCTGTAATATCATCCAGGTATTCCATCACAGGATGGAGTTCCACATGGGTAAAATCTTCCTCTGCCAGAAATTCCACCAGCTCCTCAGCGGATTTCCATTCCTCCAGAGATGTTTCATATATAGAAACCGGCTGTTTCCTGTCATCAAATCTGTGACGCTCTTTCATCCAGTCTCCGTCATTCCACTGAAAAGCACTTACATCTGCTACCACAGATGCTCCCTCAGGATCATGGTCTGCACTGTTCCCATAAGGATCAGCCTTTAACAGAACTTCGCCGCCTTTGACTTTAATTTCATATTTATAATGTGTCCCTGCCTCTACCCCGGGTACAAACAGCTCAAAGATACCGGACATAGGCATACGATGCATAATAGTCGCACGTCCGATCCATCCATTAAAATCACCTGCGATATTTACGCTCACTGCGTTCGGAGCCCAGACAGCAAAAAGAGTACCTTTCACTCCTTTAATCTCCACAGGATGAGCGCCCAGCTTCTTATATGCCTCATAATAAACACCTGCGCAGAAAGCCTTCTCCTCTTCCTCTGTGATCTGGCATGGAAAAGCATAGGGATCATAACATTCTGTCTCTGTCTCTCCCATTTTTATAAGAAATCTGTATTCCGGCACCTTGCGTACAGGAAGCAATACTGCAAAATATCCGGCCTCATCCTCTTTCTCGCAGACATAGGTTTTCTTTCCGCTGATCACACTTACTTCCTCTGCATCAGGAAAAAATCCCTGAATAAGAACTCCGTCCTGTGTGATCCTTGGTCCCATCACATCTCTGGGAGCAGTTTCCTCTCCATACACAATAGCTTCAATCCTCGGCCAGTCCATATAGCCGTATACTTTTTCGTCCATAGCTGCGTTACCTCCCCGATTGTCAGAAATACGATGATCGGTTACCCTTACCGGCAGCGTATTTATGGTACATTAAACGTCACCTGTAAACAATAACAAATCAAGTTATGTTTATTTTAGCATCTTTGCACAAAAAAATAAAGAAAATTGTTTGACAAATTCCCTTTCCTGCGCTAAATTTATGTTATTAACTATGGAAAGAATCTTGTTCCGGATACTATGCTTCTTTCCATCACAACAAGGAGGATACAAAATGGGAAACAAAGCCTTTGACGTAACCGCATTAGGCGAATTATTGATTGACTTTACTGAAAACGGAAACAGCGCACAGGGAAATCCAATGCTGGAAGCCAATCCGGGCGGTGCTCCATGCAACGTGCTTGCAATGCTTGAGAAGCTTGGCAAAAAAACTGCATTCATCGGCAAAGTCGGAAACGACATGTTCGGAACCCAGCTTAAGAATGCCGTAGAGGAAGTAGGGATCGACACCCGCAACCTTGTGATCGACAACGAGGTACACACAACACTTGCCTTTGTACATACTTATCCTGACGGAGACAGAGATTTCTCCTTCTACCGTAACCCGGGTGCAGATATGATGCTTACCAAAGACGAAATCCAGGAAGACCTGATCAGAGATTCCAGAATCTTCCACTTCGGAACTCTTTCTTCCACTCACGAAGGAGTACGCGAAGCAACCCGCTATGCCATCGATGTTGCAAAAGAAGCCGGATGTATCGTCAGCTTCGACCCGAACCTTCGTCCGCCATTATGGAAATCTCTGGATGACGCAAAGGCAGAGATCGAATACGGCCTTGGCAAATGCGATATTCTGAAAATCTCAGATAACGAAGTTGAATTCCTGTTCGGAACTACAGACTATGACAAAGGCGCCGCACTTCTGAAAGAGAAATATAACATTCCGCTTATCCTTATCACACTTGGAAAAGACGGAAGCCGCGCTTACTACAAAGACATGAAAGTAGAGGCTGCTCCTTTCCTTCAGGAAAAGACTATCGAAACAACAGGTGCAGGCGATACCTTCTGCGCAAGTTCCTTAAATTATGTTCTGGAACATGGTCTGGACAATCTGACAGAAGAAAACTTAAAAGAACTGCTCACATTCGCAAATGCGGCAGCTTCTCTGATCACCACACGCAAGGGTGCTCTTCGCGTTATGTCCACCAAAGAAGAGGTTCTTGACTTTATGAAATCAAGAGGATGTTAATTTTATTTCCTTAACAGACAATAATAATGAAGCCCGCTGCACTGCCAGACAGGGCTTCCTTTTAATTCTCATATTTACACCGGACTGTTTACGCTGATACCGGTTCCGGTTTGTTACTATTATATAAGGATGTGTTTTTATAATGAATTCATCAGATAATTTTCAGGATTCTGCTCTTTCCCGTCTTATGCCCTTGATGAA from the Blautia wexlerae DSM 19850 genome contains:
- a CDS encoding ABC transporter permease, encoding MKKRRNRSDSSAWMALPLYIFTIVFVVCPLIYMVALSFATPSRGFGVTWKFTLDNYRNILEPVYLNTFVESLNLAFTSTIVIALIGYPFGYFMARLPEHRKKKAQLLLSTPFWVNSLIRLYGWIIILQKKGLLNFVLIKLGIIEKPLSILYSYPAIVIGMIYVLLPFMIMSVYSSAEKLDWSYVEAARDLGASRLQAFFTITLKLTLPGLLSGVILTFVPSMGLFFIADILGGNKVVLVGSLIQDQMTRGSNWPFAAALAVVMMVLTTVLIMIYRKVTNARELEGIG
- the glgB gene encoding 1,4-alpha-glucan branching enzyme, which produces MDEKVYGYMDWPRIEAIVYGEETAPRDVMGPRITQDGVLIQGFFPDAEEVSVISGKKTYVCEKEDEAGYFAVLLPVRKVPEYRFLIKMGETETECYDPYAFPCQITEEEEKAFCAGVYYEAYKKLGAHPVEIKGVKGTLFAVWAPNAVSVNIAGDFNGWIGRATIMHRMPMSGIFELFVPGVEAGTHYKYEIKVKGGEVLLKADPYGNSADHDPEGASVVADVSAFQWNDGDWMKERHRFDDRKQPVSIYETSLEEWKSAEELVEFLAEEDFTHVELHPVMEYLDDITGGYSTYAYYAPTSRFGSVADFQKLVDELHQAGIGVILDWTPAQFPRYASGLEKFDGTPLYERQNPAEAIHPFWGTLLYNYGSPMVKDFLISNACFWAEVYHADGLRMDDVDAMLYLDYGRNPGEWTPNIYGTNENLDALEFLKHLNSVIKERNPGLLLVAQENGLWPELTDSVENDHLGFDYKWSGGWTKDLLEYLSKDPIERKNYHDQLTMSMLYAYCEHYILTLGSRDVGTLKDFADKLPGSEEQKNAQIREAYVYMMLHPGCKMMAPDKDMPKELEVFVKDLNNMYLAHPALYQLDDEYDGFEWVQLMKYEENVLAFMRKTEKPEETVLAVCNFAAIPYENYNVGVPFAGKYKEIFNSDDKKYGGNGVVNTRVKAAKKAECDEREYSITLKLPALGVAVFTCTPEETEKKPAAEHSQIKKSITKTRTVRKAAGKTKATVKTAVKPVTKKVTKEAPQIVNKTEEKIPVKKDLTEKK
- a CDS encoding extracellular solute-binding protein — its product is MKRNNKFFSMLYVVLCLAFFYLPILVTMIFSFNSSKSLTRFTGFSLRWYQELLGNGEVIKAVYVSVTIAIIATIVSTILGTITAIGLSKSKKVIKELLLNINNIPILNPEIVTAISLMLLFSSLGFRKGYLTMLLAHIAFCTPYVITSVYPKVRALDPNMANAAMDLGATPFQALTKVIVPMIKEGIFAGALLAFTMSFDDFVISYFVSGNGVKNISIVVYNMTKRINPTINALSTIVIVVIIVVLLLSNLLPKFKNKARKLNRKAVKIVSAVLVVAVTAGLIKWGFVAQSTHVLKVYNAGEYMDLSLLEDFEKEYDCTIVYETFESNEMMYTKLSSGETYDVLIPSDYMIERLIKEEYLQALDWKEIPNKKNLLNDVMNQSYDPGNRYSCPYFWGTVGILYDKTVVDEADLKDGWNLLCNPKYKGNIYMYDSERDSFMIALKALGYSMNTTNESEIEEAYQWLIDQRDTMDPIYAGDDVIDNMISGNKALAVVYSGDASYIISENPNLDYFTPEQGTNRWYDAMVITKDCSEVQLAHEFIDFMISDKSALSNTEEVGYTSTVKSAFETMKEGDYAGISSYIPDTTNPNNEIFAYQQPKIKQKFAELWTKVKAK
- the potA gene encoding spermidine/putrescine ABC transporter ATP-binding protein is translated as MMNKLIELKNLTKNFDDQQVLRGINLDIYEKEFLTLLGPSGCGKTTTLRIIAGFEEPSDGEVLFNGIEISKLPPYKREVNTVFQKYALFPHLNVAENIGFGLNLKKVDKTVIAQKVERMLKMVGLEGFGKRDVTLLSGGQQQRVAIARALVNEPKVLLLDEPLGALDAKIRKQMQVELKKIQQEVGITFIYVTHDQEEALSMSDTVVVMNNGEIQQIGSPTDIYNEPENRFVAGFIGESNIIEGTMIRDYLVAFDGFEFECVDKGFEDNEEIEVVLRPEDLDIVDPGQAKIRGIVRNITFKGVHYEILIETKLRTYMVHTTDYAEVGREVGLKFGPEDIHVMCKMGSY
- a CDS encoding ABC transporter permease, coding for MKQYRNLIKPYLVWAFVVIVIPLILIALYAFTEDGNEVLTFSFTLENFRKFLEATYMSVIFKSFKLGILTTVICLGLGYPLAYIISKCPEKSQSLLILLVTIPEWINMLLRTYAWMNLLSDNGIINHLLGLLGISPVTMMYTDFSVVVGLVCNFMPFMIIPIHTSLSKMDKSFIEAAYDLGANKFQTFTKVIWKLSIPGVLNGIMMVFLLSISTFVIPKLLGGGQYMLIGNLIESQFISVGDWNFGSAISLILAVLILIFMSLMKKMDKDE
- a CDS encoding carbohydrate kinase family protein; this translates as MGNKAFDVTALGELLIDFTENGNSAQGNPMLEANPGGAPCNVLAMLEKLGKKTAFIGKVGNDMFGTQLKNAVEEVGIDTRNLVIDNEVHTTLAFVHTYPDGDRDFSFYRNPGADMMLTKDEIQEDLIRDSRIFHFGTLSSTHEGVREATRYAIDVAKEAGCIVSFDPNLRPPLWKSLDDAKAEIEYGLGKCDILKISDNEVEFLFGTTDYDKGAALLKEKYNIPLILITLGKDGSRAYYKDMKVEAAPFLQEKTIETTGAGDTFCASSLNYVLEHGLDNLTEENLKELLTFANAAASLITTRKGALRVMSTKEEVLDFMKSRGC
- a CDS encoding ABC transporter permease; protein product: MKKNSRFAGFYMGLIFFLMYLPIAVVIVFSFNESKLPVKFTGFSLKWYQELFHDRAMLEALVNSLILGVLSCLVSAVIGTLGAVGLSRIHWKSKGALEYISILPLMIPEIILGMVLMAFFYMLNLPFGMLTLLIGHTVFCVPYILMEVKARLAGMDPALEEAARDLGAGPFRAFRDITLPLIMPAVISGSLLAFAMSMDDVVISIFVNGPRLSTLPIKVYTQLKTGVTPEINALCTILLAATLVIFIVYSLITKKKK
- a CDS encoding ABC transporter ATP-binding protein; translated protein: MAEISLELKEIKKSFTEGEAVLDNISLEISKGEFITLLGSSGCGKTTTLRIIAGLEQPDAGSVWLDGREVTGLEPNQRDVNTVFQNYALFPHMNVAENIGYGLKLKKVPKSEIRKKVSQMLELVQLEGYEKRKPSELSGGQKQRVAIARALVNNPKVLLLDEPLGALDLQLRRAMQIELKHLQKKLGITFIYITHDQEEAINMSDRIAVMKDGRIEQIGTPDEIYNHPKTSYVATFVGNANILHGVAESIQGENAIVKIGNDRVIVKLETSQQDTGDTRAKQYLAAGEKVTLAVRSENILLQETAVIGDTGTDHRDTVDISVSGGGLDAHNKNSVSGLQATVTEKNFAGGQLRVTLKLSDGTQLIASRYGIDASVAEGQTVRCSFLPTDVVLVDREDIHEEA